In the Populus trichocarpa isolate Nisqually-1 chromosome 1, P.trichocarpa_v4.1, whole genome shotgun sequence genome, one interval contains:
- the LOC7465100 gene encoding uncharacterized protein C24B11.05, whose protein sequence is MESYEDDQKQQALEHKYDCLLFDIDDTLYPLGSGLSVHVTQNIQEYMIKKLGIEESKAPELCVSLYKYYGTTMAGLRAIGHKFDYDDFHSFVHGRLPYQMLKPDPVLRNILLNVPVRKVVFTNADKAHASRVLSRLGLEDCFERIICFETLNDAANKGNDPVDGDDREVFDIDEYTTCPDADLVLPKTPVVCKPFEEAFEQVFKIANISPRKTLFFDDSIRNLQTGKGLGLHTVWVGSSHRIEGVDCALESLHNIKEALPELWEANDKSEGIKYSKKVAIETSVEA, encoded by the exons ATGGAGTCTTATGAAGATGATCAGAAACAGCAAGCTTTGGAGCACAAATATGACTGCCTCCTTTTTG ATATTGATGATACCCTTTATCCACTCGGTTCTGGTTTATCAGTCCATGTTACCCAAAATATTCAAG AATATATGATTAAAAAGCTTGGCATTGAGGAAAGTAAAGCCCCTGAGTTGTGTGTTTCATTGTACAAGTATTATGGGACGACCATGGCTGGACTTAGG gCTATTGGGCATAAATTTGACTATGATGACTTCCATAG TTTTGTTCATGGAAGATTGCCCTATCAGATGCTTAAACCCGACCCTGTCCTGAGGAATATCTTACTTAATGTGCCTGTTCGTAAAGTT GTCTTTACCAATGCTGACAAGGCTCATGCAAGTCGAGTCCTTAGCAGGCTTGGATTGGAGGATTGTTTTGAAAGGATCATATGCTTTGAGACTTTGAATGATGCTGCTAATAAAGGAAATGATCCTGTTGATGGGGATGACAGAGAGGTTTTTGACATCGATGAATATACTACCTGTCCTGACGCAGATCTTGTACTTCCAAAGACCCCCGTAGTCTGCAAACCTTTTGAGGAAGCATTTGAGCAGGTTTTTAAGATTGCCAACATCAGCCCTCGAAAGACG TTGTTCTTTGATGATAGCATCCGTAACTTACAGACTGGAAAAGGATTGGGTCTCCACACTGTTTGG GTAGGCTCTTCTCATCGGATTGAAGGTGTGGACTGTGCGTTAGAGAGTCTTCATAATATCAAGGAAGCACTGCCAGAACTCTGGGAAGCCAATGATAAGTCTGAAGGCATCAAGTATTCCAAGAAGGTTGCAATTGAGACATCTGTGGAAGCTTag
- the LOC7485696 gene encoding uncharacterized protein LOC7485696, producing the protein MRNFFRAKEKTLLLSKLIKAGESPASSSNASAAAYASFTFWGSLTQKLDPFSSFPSYQVLYNKSCGLNLLKSVDMDRQDHHSSSFEQSYRCYPVSFIDKAHLEKGDKIIMPPSALDRLATLHIDYPMLFELHNPSAGRTSHCGVLEFIADEGMIYLPYWMMENMLLQEGDIVQLRNTSLEKGTFVKLQPHTKDFLDISNPKAILETSLRNYSCLTTGDTIMVAYNNKKYYIDIVEAKPSSAISIIETDCEVDFAPPLDYKEPEKPKSIPRSNKIPPEGMEEPAAKMPRFSAFTGSARRLDGKPATQPTASTICPALKQHQPEAENNGSKLLSSLSHQQSGKLVFGSTSNQPQNETPKVPLKKSTQEPPQKVEDPKFQAFTGKKYSLKG; encoded by the exons ATGAGGAATTTTTTTAGAGCGAAAGAAAAAACTCTCCTGCTTTCTAAACTTATAAAAGCCGGAGAGAGCCCTGCCTCCTCTTCAAACGCTTCTGCTGCTGCTTACGCTTCCTTCACCTTCTGGGGTTCTCTCACGCAAAAGCTCGACCCGTTTTCATCGTTCCCTAGCTACCAAG TTCTCTACAACAAATCTTGTGGGCTTAACCTGTTGAAGTCAGTAGACATG GATCGCCAAGACCACCACAGTTCATCATTTGAACAGAGTTACCGCTGCTACCCTGTCTCTTTCATTGATAAG GCACATCTGGAAAAGGGGGATAAAA TTATTATGCCTCCCTCAGCTCTTGATCGCCTTG CAACCTTGCACATTGACTATCCAATGCTTTTTGAACTCCATAATCCTTCTGCTGGACGTACTTCTCATTGTGGGGTTCTAGAATTTATTGCAGATGAGGGCATGATATACTTGCCCTACTGG ATGATGGAGAACATGCTGCTACAAGAGGGGGACATTGTGCAATTGAGAAATACCAGCCTGGAAAAGGGAACTTTTGTGAAGCTGCAGCCCCACACCAAGGACTTCTTAGACATCTCCAATCCCAAAGCAAT CTTGGAAACTTCATTGAGGAACTACTCTTGTTTAACCACTGGTGATACAATAATGGTTGCCTATAACAACAAGAAGTACTACATTGATATAGTTGAAGCAAAACCCTCTTCTGCAATTAGTATTATTGAAACGGACTGTGAAGTGGATTTTGCCCCACCTCTTGATTATAAAGAACctgaaaaaccaaaatcaattcCTCGATCAAACAAGATACCTCCTGAag GTATGGAAGAGCCAGCCGCAAAGATGCCAAGGTTCAGTGCATTTACTGGTTCAGCAAGGCGCTTGGATGGCAAACCAGCGACACAACCAACTGCATCCACTATCTGCCCTGCGTTGAAACAACACCAACCAGAAGCTGAGAACAATGGCTCCAAGTTATTAAGCTCCTTATCACATCAGCAGTCTGGAAAGCTTGTGTTTGGTTCTACGTCAAACCAACCCCAAAATGAAACACCAAAG GTTCCCTTAAAGAAAAGCACTCAGGAGCCTCCCCAGAAGGTGGAAGATCCGAAGTTTCAAGCTTTCACGGGGAAGAAGTATTCCCTAAAAGGCTGA